One window of Quercus robur chromosome 5, dhQueRobu3.1, whole genome shotgun sequence genomic DNA carries:
- the LOC126725841 gene encoding 40S ribosomal protein S12, whose protein sequence is MSGEEVAVPAEAPAAAPLGEAMDIMTALQVVLRKSLAHGGLARGLHEGAKVIEKHAAQLCVLAEDCNQPDYVKLVKGLCADHNVSLMTVPSAKTLGEWAGLCKIDSEGKARKVVGCSCVVVKDFGEVHEALHIVQEHVKSH, encoded by the exons ATGTCAGG TGAAGAGGTTGCTGTTCCAGCTGAGGCACCAGCTGCAGCTCCTCTAGGGGAGGCCATGGACATCATGACTGCCTTACAGGTTGTGCTTAGAAAATCACTTGCTCATGGGGGGCTTGCTCGAGGCCTTCACGAAGGTGCAAAAGTTATCGAGAAGCATGCTGCCCAACTTTGTGTACTGGCAGAGGACTGCAACCAGCCCGATTATGTTAAACTGGTTAAAGGACTTTGTGCTGACCACAACGTAAGCTTGATGACAGTCCCAAGTGCAAAGACCCTTGGCGAGTGGGCTGGT TTGTGCAAGATTGATTCTGAGGGAAAGGCTAGGAAGGTAGTTGGCTGCTCTTGTGTTGTTGTGAAG GATTTTGGGGAGGTTCATGAAGCTCTTCATATTGTTCAGGAGCATGTCAAGTCTCACTGA